Below is a window of Ruegeria sp. THAF33 DNA.
ACCAGTTGGGAACGGGGCTATGGCGATTATGTCATGAAACCGGACCTCAGCACCCTGCGCCCGGTGCCGTGGCTTGAAGGCACGGTGATGGTGATGTGTGACGTGCTGGATCATCACACGCACGAGGAAGTGCCGCACGCGCCGCGCTCAATCCTGAAAAAACAGGTCAGCCGTTTGAAAGCCATGGGCTATGACGCCATGACGGCGACCGAGCTTGAGTTTTTCCTGTTTGAGAAAAGCCTTGACCAGATCCGCAAGGAAGGTTTCCGGGATCTGGAGCCGATCTCGGGCTATAACGAAGACTATCATATCCTTCAGACCACCAAGGAAGAGCATGTGATGCGTCCGATCCGCAACCATCTGTGGGATGCGGGCATTCCGGTTGAGAACTCCAAAGGTGAGGCCGAGACCGGGCAGGAAGAGCTGAACATCAAATACGCACCCGCGATGGAAACAGCCGAGTATCATTCGATCGCCAAGAACGCTGTGAAAGAGATCGCGTGGCAACATGGTCACGCAGCGACGTTCCTGCCGAAATGGCACCACGAGAAAGTTGGTAGCTCGTCCCATGTGCACCAGTCACTATGGGCGGATGGACAGCCTGCCTTCTATGACGCCGGGGACGATCTGGGCATGTCGGCGCTGATGAAAAGCTATATGGCTGGGCTGCTGAAATATGCCCCTGATTACACCTATTTCATGGCACCTTACATCAACAGTTATAAACGCTTCATGAAAGGCACCTTCGCGCCAACGCGGATCATCTGGTCCGTGGACAACCGCACCGCCGGGTTCCGCCTGTGCGGTGACGGCACCAAGGCCGTACGTGTCGAGTGCCGTATTCCGGGCTCAGATATGAACCCCTATCTGGCGATGGCTGGCATGCTGGCGGCAGGGATCGCGGGCATCGAGGAAGGGCTGGATCTGCAACCGCCGACCAAGGGCGACGTTTACCAGGGTGAGACTGCGATGATCCCGGGCAACCTTCGCGCCGCGCGGGATGCGCTGCACGGATCGGTCATGTTGCGCGCGGCCATGGGAGATGACGTCGTCGACCACTATACCCGTGCCGCGGAGGTCGAGATCGAGGAGTTCGAACGCGTGGTCACGGATTGGGAAATCGCCCGCGGATTCGAGCGGGCGTAAGGTCGGGACGCGCTGGGGGCTCTGCCCCCAGACCCCCGGGATATTTTGGGCCAGATGAAGCAGGGATCCTGTTTCTTTCGGAAATGGAGTGAAAATGGGGCAGATGTTGAAATGTGTCTCGCCGATCGATGGATCGGTTTATGCCGAACGTGAAGTGTTGCCGCGAGAGGCCGCGTTCGGGGCCGCGGCGCGTGCTCGGGCTGCTCAGGCGGAATGGGCAGCTCGTCCGTTGCAGGAGCGGATCGATCTTGTGATGGCGGGTGTGGCCGCCGTTGGCGCCATGAACGATGAAATCGTGCCGGAACTGGCCCATATGATGGGTCGCCCAGTGCGTTATGGCGGCGAGTTCGGTGGATTCAACGAACGTGCCAGCCATATGGCGGAGATTGCCGAGACGTCCCTGGCAGATATCGCCGTCGGCGAAGACGAAACGTTCAAACGCTACATCAAGCGCATTCCTCATGGGGTGGTCTTTGTGGTGGCGCCCTGGAACTATCCCTATATGACGGCGATCAACACGGTCGCACCGGCGCTGATCGCGGGCAACACGGTCGTCCTGAAACACGCGACACAGACGCTGCTGGTGGGCGAGCGCATGGCAAAGGCGTTCCAGTCGGCAGGTGTGCCCGAGGACGTATTCCAGAATGTGTTCCTGAGCCATGACGTGACCAACGACCTGATCGCGGGCAACGCATTTGATTTCGTGAACTTCACCGGATCAGTCGGCGGCGGTCGGGCGATGGAACGTGCCGCGGCGGGCACGTTTACCGGCGTCGGCACCGAGCTGGGCGGCAAGGATCCCGGCTATGTCATGGATGACGCCGACCTGGATGCCGCGGTCGACACGCTGATTGACGGTGCGATGTTCAATTCGGGCCAATGTTGTTGCGGAATCGAGCGGATCTATGTTCACGAGAGCCTTTATGATGACTTTGTCGCCAAGGCGGTGGACATCGTGAAGGGTTACAAGCTGGGCAACCCGTTGGATGCCGAGACAACGATTGGCCCGATGGCCAATGTGCGGTTTGCCGATGAGGTGCGAGCCCAGATCGCCGAGGCGGTTGCAGCCGGTGCGGTCGCGCATATCGACACCTTTGCTGAAGACGACGGTGGCGCGTACCTGACACCGCAAATCCTGACCAATGTCAATCATGACATGCGCGTGATGCGGGACGAAAGCTTTGGGCCCGTGGTGGGCATCATGAAAGTGTCCTCGGACGAGGAGGCCATCGCATTGATGAATGACAGTGAGTTTGGCCTGACTGCCAGCCTGTGGACCCGCGATGTGGATCGTGCGGCGCGGGTGGGTGACCGGATCGAAACGGGGACCGTGTTCATGAACCGCGCTGATTATCTGGACCCCGG
It encodes the following:
- a CDS encoding glutamine synthetase family protein, which codes for MLTFEHLKTQVSEGSVDTVLVCMVDMQGRLMGKRFHAGHFVAGAWEETHCCNYLLATDLEMATPDGYASTSWERGYGDYVMKPDLSTLRPVPWLEGTVMVMCDVLDHHTHEEVPHAPRSILKKQVSRLKAMGYDAMTATELEFFLFEKSLDQIRKEGFRDLEPISGYNEDYHILQTTKEEHVMRPIRNHLWDAGIPVENSKGEAETGQEELNIKYAPAMETAEYHSIAKNAVKEIAWQHGHAATFLPKWHHEKVGSSSHVHQSLWADGQPAFYDAGDDLGMSALMKSYMAGLLKYAPDYTYFMAPYINSYKRFMKGTFAPTRIIWSVDNRTAGFRLCGDGTKAVRVECRIPGSDMNPYLAMAGMLAAGIAGIEEGLDLQPPTKGDVYQGETAMIPGNLRAARDALHGSVMLRAAMGDDVVDHYTRAAEVEIEEFERVVTDWEIARGFERA
- a CDS encoding aldehyde dehydrogenase family protein, which translates into the protein MGQMLKCVSPIDGSVYAEREVLPREAAFGAAARARAAQAEWAARPLQERIDLVMAGVAAVGAMNDEIVPELAHMMGRPVRYGGEFGGFNERASHMAEIAETSLADIAVGEDETFKRYIKRIPHGVVFVVAPWNYPYMTAINTVAPALIAGNTVVLKHATQTLLVGERMAKAFQSAGVPEDVFQNVFLSHDVTNDLIAGNAFDFVNFTGSVGGGRAMERAAAGTFTGVGTELGGKDPGYVMDDADLDAAVDTLIDGAMFNSGQCCCGIERIYVHESLYDDFVAKAVDIVKGYKLGNPLDAETTIGPMANVRFADEVRAQIAEAVAAGAVAHIDTFAEDDGGAYLTPQILTNVNHDMRVMRDESFGPVVGIMKVSSDEEAIALMNDSEFGLTASLWTRDVDRAARVGDRIETGTVFMNRADYLDPGLCWTGCKNTGRGGGLSVIGYHNLTRPKSYHLKKVTG